A genomic stretch from Streptomyces sp. QL37 includes:
- a CDS encoding Ppx/GppA phosphatase family protein: MTRVAAIDCGTNSIRLLVADVDPATGGFTELDRRMKIVRLGQGVDRTGRLAPEALERTFDACREYAGAVKELGAERIRFVATSASRDAENSDTFVRGVLEILGVEPEVITGDEEAQLSFDGATKELVGSDHLEKPYLVVDIGGGSTEFVVGDDRVRAARSVDIGCVRMTERHLVVDGAVVDPPTPDRIAAIRADVGAALDLAEESVPISSAATLVGLAGTVTTVAAMALGLQEYDSEAIHHSRVSLAQVREITARLLASTHEERAAIPAMHPGRVDVIASGALVLLAVMERTGAREVVVSEHDILDGIAWSAA; the protein is encoded by the coding sequence ATGACCCGCGTTGCCGCCATCGACTGCGGTACCAACTCCATCCGCCTGCTCGTCGCGGACGTGGACCCCGCCACCGGCGGGTTCACCGAGCTCGACCGCCGGATGAAGATCGTCCGGCTCGGCCAGGGCGTCGACCGCACCGGCCGGCTGGCCCCCGAGGCGCTGGAGCGCACCTTCGACGCCTGCCGCGAGTACGCGGGCGCGGTCAAGGAGCTCGGCGCCGAGCGGATCCGGTTCGTCGCCACGTCCGCCTCCCGCGACGCGGAGAACAGCGACACGTTCGTCCGCGGCGTCCTGGAGATCCTGGGGGTCGAGCCCGAGGTCATCACGGGGGACGAGGAGGCGCAGCTCTCCTTCGACGGCGCCACCAAGGAGCTGGTGGGCAGCGACCACCTGGAGAAGCCGTATCTCGTCGTGGACATCGGCGGTGGGTCCACCGAGTTCGTCGTCGGTGACGACCGCGTCCGCGCGGCCCGGTCCGTGGACATCGGCTGCGTACGCATGACCGAGCGTCATCTGGTCGTGGACGGGGCCGTGGTGGACCCGCCCACGCCCGACCGGATCGCCGCGATCCGCGCGGACGTGGGGGCCGCCCTGGATCTGGCTGAGGAGAGTGTGCCGATCTCCTCGGCGGCGACGCTCGTCGGCCTCGCCGGGACGGTCACCACCGTCGCGGCCATGGCGTTGGGGCTCCAGGAGTACGACTCCGAGGCGATCCACCACTCCCGGGTCTCCCTCGCGCAGGTCCGGGAGATCACCGCGCGGCTGCTCGCCTCGACGCACGAGGAGCGTGCGGCGATCCCCGCGATGCACCCGGGCCGGGTCGACGTGATCGCCTCGGGGGCGCTCGTCCTGCTCGCGGTGATGGAGCGGACCGGTGCGCGTGAGGTCGTCGTCAGCGAGCACGACATCCTCGACGGGATCGCCTGGTCGGCGGCCTGA
- a CDS encoding septum formation initiator family protein — translation MAGKDRDRFSTATRLRLLGEQTAARVYRSQNRRQARRSRLTGRAAFLALIVCSLVVALAYPMRQYISQRDQIADQERLSREAHERTEELRDEKARLKDDAYIRRLARQHLHYVLPGETGYTVVDPDASEERRGEPGATGRPWHSNLWDGVDSADRE, via the coding sequence ATGGCCGGGAAGGACCGCGACCGGTTCTCCACCGCGACCAGGCTGCGGCTGCTCGGTGAGCAGACGGCGGCCCGCGTCTACCGGTCCCAGAACCGCCGCCAGGCCCGCCGCTCGCGGCTCACCGGGCGGGCCGCGTTCCTGGCGCTGATCGTCTGCTCCCTGGTGGTCGCCCTCGCGTATCCCATGCGGCAGTACATCTCCCAGCGCGACCAGATCGCCGATCAGGAGAGGCTGTCGAGGGAGGCGCACGAGCGGACCGAGGAGCTGCGTGACGAGAAGGCGCGGCTCAAGGACGACGCGTACATCCGCCGTCTCGCACGTCAGCACCTGCACTACGTGCTGCCCGGCGAGACCGGTTATACGGTGGTCGACCCGGACGCGTCCGAGGAGCGCCGGGGAGAGCCGGGGGCGACGGGGCGGCCCTGGCACTCGAACCTCTGGGACGGCGTCGACAGCGCGGACCGCGAATGA
- a CDS encoding DUF501 domain-containing protein, with product MDTPPPQTESTTPTAADIAAFELQLGRPPRGLRAIAHRCPCGNPDVVETQPRLEDGTPFPTTYYLTCPRAASAIGTLEANGVMKEMTERLTTDPELAAAYRAAHEDYIARRDAIEVLEGFPSAGGMPDRVKCLHVLVGHSLAAGPGVNPLGDEAIAMLPEWWAKGPCVTPCDADADAS from the coding sequence ATGGACACGCCCCCTCCGCAGACCGAATCCACCACGCCCACCGCCGCGGACATCGCCGCGTTCGAGCTCCAGCTCGGCCGGCCGCCGCGCGGGCTGCGCGCCATCGCGCACCGCTGCCCCTGCGGCAACCCGGACGTGGTCGAGACGCAGCCCCGTCTGGAGGACGGCACGCCGTTCCCGACGACGTACTACCTGACCTGTCCGCGTGCGGCGTCGGCGATCGGCACCCTGGAGGCCAACGGGGTCATGAAGGAGATGACGGAGCGGCTCACGACGGACCCGGAGCTGGCCGCCGCCTACCGTGCCGCGCACGAGGACTACATCGCGCGCCGTGACGCCATCGAGGTCCTGGAGGGCTTCCCGAGCGCGGGCGGCATGCCGGACCGGGTGAAGTGCCTGCACGTCCTGGTCGGCCACTCGCTGGCGGCGGGCCCGGGGGTCAACCCGCTGGGCGACGAGGCGATCGCGATGCTGCCGGAGTGGTGGGCGAAGGGCCCGTGCGTCACCCCCTGCGACGCCGACGCCGACGCGTCCTGA
- the eno gene encoding phosphopyruvate hydratase has protein sequence MPSIDVVVAREILDSRGNPTVEVEVGLDDGSTGRAAVPSGASTGAFEAIELRDGDPNRYQGKGVEKAVLAVIEQIGPELVGYDATEQRLIDQAMFDLDATENKGSLGANAILGVSLAVAHAASEASDLPLFRYLGGPNAHLLPVPMMNILNGGSHADSNVDIQEFMIAPIGAESFSEALRWGAEIYHTLKKVLKTKGLSTGLGDEGGFAPNLESNRAALDLILEAVKEAGYVPGRDIALALDVAASEFYKDGVYEFEGKSRSAAEMTEYYEELVSAYPLVSIEDPLYEDDWAGWKVITEKLGSKVQIVGDDLFVTNPERLARGIEEGSANALLVKVNQIGSLTETLDAVELAQRNGFKCMMSHRSGETEDVTIADLAVAVNCGQIKTGAPARSDRVAKYNQLLRIEEILDDAAVYAGRSAFPRFRFEG, from the coding sequence GTGCCGTCCATCGACGTCGTCGTAGCCAGGGAAATCCTCGACTCCCGGGGCAACCCCACGGTCGAGGTCGAGGTTGGCCTCGACGACGGCAGCACGGGACGTGCTGCTGTTCCGTCCGGCGCCTCCACCGGTGCGTTCGAGGCCATTGAGCTTCGCGACGGTGACCCCAACCGCTACCAGGGCAAGGGCGTCGAGAAGGCCGTCCTCGCCGTGATCGAGCAGATCGGCCCGGAGCTCGTCGGTTACGACGCCACCGAGCAGCGCCTCATCGACCAGGCGATGTTCGACCTGGACGCGACCGAGAACAAGGGCTCCCTCGGCGCCAACGCCATCCTCGGTGTCTCGCTGGCCGTGGCGCACGCCGCGTCCGAGGCCTCCGACCTCCCGCTGTTCCGCTACCTCGGCGGCCCGAACGCGCACCTGCTGCCCGTTCCGATGATGAACATCCTGAACGGCGGCTCGCACGCCGACTCCAACGTGGACATCCAGGAGTTCATGATCGCGCCGATCGGCGCCGAGTCCTTCTCCGAGGCCCTGCGCTGGGGTGCGGAGATCTACCACACCCTGAAGAAGGTCCTGAAGACCAAGGGCCTCTCCACCGGTCTCGGTGACGAGGGCGGCTTCGCCCCCAACCTCGAGTCCAACCGTGCCGCCCTCGACCTCATCCTCGAGGCCGTCAAGGAGGCCGGCTACGTCCCCGGCCGCGACATCGCGCTCGCGCTCGACGTCGCCGCGTCCGAGTTCTACAAGGACGGCGTCTACGAGTTCGAGGGCAAGTCCCGCTCGGCCGCCGAGATGACCGAGTACTACGAGGAGCTCGTCTCCGCGTACCCGCTGGTCTCCATCGAGGACCCGCTGTACGAGGACGACTGGGCGGGCTGGAAGGTCATCACCGAGAAGCTCGGCTCCAAGGTGCAGATCGTCGGGGACGACCTGTTCGTCACCAACCCCGAGCGTCTCGCCCGTGGCATCGAGGAGGGCTCGGCCAACGCCCTGCTCGTCAAGGTCAACCAGATCGGTTCGCTGACCGAGACCCTGGACGCCGTCGAGCTGGCCCAGCGCAACGGCTTCAAGTGCATGATGTCGCACCGTTCCGGTGAGACCGAGGACGTCACCATCGCCGACCTCGCCGTCGCCGTGAACTGCGGCCAGATCAAGACCGGCGCCCCGGCCCGCTCGGACCGCGTCGCCAAGTACAACCAGCTGCTGCGCATCGAGGAGATCCTCGACGACGCCGCGGTGTACGCCGGTCGTTCGGCGTTCCCGCGGTTCCGCTTCGAGGGCTGA
- a CDS encoding ABC transporter permease: protein MFRTAVRNVLAHKARLLMTVLAVMLGVAFVSGTLVFTDTLGNAFRNQSAKNYDDVAVAVTTWAERGDEETPAIDAATLEKIKKLDGVAEATGRVSGFAGVADTDGKLIGNGWSNTGSNFAPGTDGKDAQYTFTEGRGPVEAGQIALDRTSADKGDYHVGEKVRVATNGPVKEYTLSGVFTTEDGAVNAGGSLVLFDTEIAQRLYLRPGEFKDVTVTAAAGASDQRLLDAVKPLLPEDAEAKTGAALADEEAEMTESGLKSLNSMLLAFAAIALFVGVFLIANTFTMLIAQRTKELALMRAVGASRRQVKRAILLEAGVVGLIASVIGFVLGVGLATGLRSAMGMFGGKIPAGPLVVSPTAVGSAFAVGVLITVFAAWLPARRAAKIPPVAAMSSVHAVATTKSLVVRNSFGAVITLVGSALIVAGAAQGDENGRWLLGGGAFLALIGVIVLIPLLSRPVIALARPLLRRVFGVSGKLAAQNAVRNPRRTGATASALAIGLTLVTGISVLGVTLGQAIDKMTTDNIRADYMVSMASGDPLDEAAVTALRKADGVAAASPQRSLWPSVGDDVVSASGVTPGDVEKVFNLKTVSGSLSSLKDGEIAVDRKTAKSRGWKTGDSLPVTFQDDKKETLKVGALYEGNEFLSPMLIPEGVAARHETLSDIREIWLTMDGGQSAANEKAVIDALGDNPAMSVVDRQGIRDMFGGFINTALNIMYALLAMALIIAVLGVVNTLAMSVFERQQEIGMLRAIGLDRRRVKRMIRLEAVVISLFGAVVGVGLGTFLGWAIGKSLSASIPGYALVIPWDRLAVFLVLAGLVGVLASLWPARSGAKLNMLTAIKTE, encoded by the coding sequence ATGTTCCGTACCGCCGTGCGCAATGTCCTTGCGCACAAGGCCAGGCTGCTGATGACCGTGCTCGCCGTGATGCTCGGCGTCGCCTTCGTCTCGGGCACCCTGGTCTTCACCGACACCCTCGGCAACGCCTTCCGCAACCAGTCCGCCAAGAACTACGACGACGTGGCCGTGGCCGTCACGACCTGGGCGGAGCGCGGCGACGAGGAGACCCCCGCCATCGACGCGGCCACCCTCGAGAAGATCAAGAAGCTCGACGGCGTGGCCGAGGCCACCGGACGGGTCTCCGGGTTCGCCGGCGTCGCCGACACCGACGGCAAGCTCATCGGCAACGGCTGGTCCAACACCGGCTCCAACTTCGCCCCGGGGACGGACGGCAAGGACGCCCAGTACACGTTCACCGAGGGCAGGGGCCCGGTGGAGGCGGGCCAGATCGCACTCGACAGGACGTCCGCGGACAAGGGCGACTACCACGTCGGCGAGAAGGTGCGGGTCGCCACGAACGGGCCGGTGAAGGAGTACACCCTCTCCGGTGTCTTCACCACCGAGGACGGCGCCGTGAACGCGGGCGGCAGCCTGGTCCTCTTCGACACGGAGATCGCCCAGCGGCTCTACCTGCGGCCCGGCGAGTTCAAGGACGTCACCGTGACCGCCGCGGCCGGCGCGTCCGACCAGAGGCTGCTGGACGCCGTGAAGCCCCTCCTCCCCGAGGACGCCGAGGCCAAGACGGGCGCGGCCCTCGCGGACGAGGAGGCCGAGATGACCGAGTCCGGCCTCAAGAGCCTCAACTCGATGCTGCTGGCCTTCGCGGCCATCGCGCTCTTCGTCGGTGTGTTCCTGATCGCCAACACGTTCACCATGCTCATCGCCCAGCGCACCAAGGAACTCGCCCTGATGCGTGCCGTCGGCGCCTCGCGCCGGCAGGTCAAGCGGGCCATCCTCCTCGAAGCCGGTGTCGTCGGCCTGATCGCCTCGGTGATCGGCTTCGTCCTCGGTGTCGGCCTCGCGACGGGCCTGCGCTCCGCGATGGGCATGTTCGGCGGGAAGATCCCGGCCGGTCCGCTGGTCGTCTCCCCCACCGCGGTCGGCTCCGCCTTCGCCGTCGGCGTGCTGATCACCGTCTTCGCCGCCTGGCTGCCCGCCCGTCGCGCCGCCAAGATTCCGCCGGTGGCGGCGATGAGCAGCGTGCACGCGGTGGCCACCACCAAGTCGCTGGTCGTGCGCAACTCGTTCGGCGCGGTCATCACCCTCGTCGGGTCCGCGCTGATCGTCGCCGGTGCGGCACAGGGTGACGAGAACGGCCGGTGGCTCCTCGGTGGCGGTGCGTTCCTCGCCCTCATCGGTGTCATCGTGCTGATCCCGCTGCTCTCGCGGCCGGTGATCGCCCTGGCGCGTCCGCTCCTGCGGCGCGTGTTCGGGGTCTCCGGCAAGCTGGCCGCGCAGAACGCGGTCCGCAATCCGCGGCGCACCGGGGCCACCGCCTCCGCCCTGGCGATCGGGCTCACCCTGGTCACCGGCATCTCCGTGCTCGGCGTCACGCTCGGCCAGGCCATCGACAAGATGACGACCGACAACATCCGGGCCGACTACATGGTCTCCATGGCCAGCGGGGACCCGCTCGACGAGGCGGCTGTCACCGCCCTGCGCAAGGCCGACGGCGTCGCGGCGGCATCCCCGCAGCGGTCCCTCTGGCCCTCCGTCGGTGACGACGTCGTCTCGGCCTCCGGAGTCACCCCGGGCGACGTCGAGAAGGTCTTCAACCTGAAGACGGTCTCGGGTTCGCTGTCGTCGCTGAAGGACGGCGAGATCGCCGTGGACCGCAAGACGGCGAAGTCACGCGGCTGGAAGACCGGTGACAGCCTGCCCGTGACGTTCCAGGACGACAAGAAGGAGACCCTGAAGGTCGGTGCTCTCTACGAGGGCAACGAGTTCCTCTCCCCGATGCTGATCCCCGAGGGCGTCGCCGCCCGGCACGAGACCCTCTCGGACATCCGCGAGATCTGGCTGACCATGGACGGCGGCCAGAGCGCCGCCAACGAGAAGGCCGTGATCGACGCGCTCGGCGACAACCCGGCGATGAGCGTCGTGGACCGCCAGGGCATCCGGGACATGTTCGGCGGGTTCATCAACACCGCGCTGAACATCATGTACGCGCTGCTGGCGATGGCCCTGATCATCGCCGTACTCGGGGTCGTCAACACGCTTGCCATGTCGGTCTTCGAACGCCAGCAGGAGATCGGCATGCTGCGGGCGATCGGGCTCGACCGGCGCAGGGTCAAGCGCATGATCCGGCTGGAGGCCGTCGTCATCTCGCTCTTCGGAGCGGTGGTCGGGGTGGGCCTCGGTACGTTCCTCGGCTGGGCGATCGGCAAGAGCCTGTCCGCCTCGATCCCGGGCTACGCACTCGTCATCCCGTGGGACCGGCTCGCGGTCTTCCTGGTGCTCGCAGGGCTCGTGGGTGTGCTGGCCTCGCTGTGGCCGGCCCGGAGCGGCGCGAAGCTGAACATGCTGACCGCGATCAAGACGGAGTAG
- a CDS encoding transglycosylase family protein codes for MGSATGRHRRPRQAPAIVVAAGVTGSAIAIPLLSAGGAQAADASTWDRVAECESGGMWSADLGNGYYGGLQLSEDTWSAYGGTAYAPRADLASRSQQIAVAEKILDDKGPQAWASCSVISGLSLDEGLPGVDPGSEESTEPSAEPSDSATPSETPSPEATDPADGSDDTAGSDDSDAKGEAGRDASDGTADKDDEAGATPSATPSAEASGTSGAPKGDGAKDDGARGGKHRGTPAPEAGAGTGEGSGRESGRHASRGESGAREGAEGAYTVREGDNLWAIADAQELPGGWTALYEANKDELGSDPDLILPGQTLDLGADARGAQAESAATN; via the coding sequence ATGGGCTCCGCGACCGGCAGACACCGTCGCCCTCGCCAGGCACCCGCCATCGTCGTCGCCGCAGGCGTCACCGGATCGGCCATTGCCATCCCGCTGCTCAGCGCGGGCGGCGCGCAGGCCGCTGACGCGTCGACCTGGGACCGGGTCGCCGAGTGCGAGAGCGGCGGCATGTGGAGTGCCGACCTCGGCAACGGTTACTACGGCGGCCTCCAGCTCTCCGAGGACACCTGGTCGGCCTACGGCGGCACGGCGTACGCGCCGCGCGCCGACCTCGCCAGCCGCTCGCAGCAGATCGCGGTCGCGGAGAAGATCCTGGACGACAAGGGACCGCAGGCGTGGGCCAGCTGCTCGGTGATCTCCGGGCTCTCCCTGGACGAGGGGCTGCCCGGCGTCGACCCGGGCAGCGAGGAGTCCACCGAGCCCTCTGCCGAGCCCTCGGATTCCGCGACGCCGTCCGAGACGCCTTCCCCGGAAGCGACGGACCCGGCGGACGGCTCGGACGACACCGCCGGCTCGGACGACTCCGACGCGAAGGGCGAGGCGGGCCGGGACGCGTCCGACGGCACGGCGGACAAGGACGACGAGGCCGGCGCGACGCCGTCAGCCACCCCGTCCGCCGAGGCCTCCGGGACGTCCGGCGCCCCGAAGGGCGACGGAGCGAAGGACGACGGGGCGCGGGGCGGCAAGCACCGCGGCACCCCCGCCCCCGAGGCGGGCGCCGGGACGGGCGAGGGCAGCGGGCGCGAGTCCGGCCGCCACGCCTCGCGCGGCGAATCCGGCGCGCGTGAGGGCGCGGAGGGGGCGTACACCGTCCGCGAGGGCGACAACCTCTGGGCGATCGCCGACGCGCAGGAGCTTCCCGGTGGCTGGACCGCGCTCTACGAGGCCAACAAGGACGAGCTGGGCTCCGACCCGGACCTGATCCTTCCCGGCCAGACCCTCGACCTCGGGGCGGACGCACGGGGCGCCCAGGCGGAGTCTGCCGCCACCAACTGA
- a CDS encoding cyclopropane-fatty-acyl-phospholipid synthase family protein — MADAASRLTALAEELLGEPLPVRIRAWDGSESGPPGAPALVLRHRRALRRLLWKPGELGLARAWVAGEIDVDGDLYAALDALASLLWERGADAKDSVHPVRDPRVRAFARGLVQLAGPYPPPPPPAEEVRRRTGPLHTRRRDKEAISHHYDVGNDFYAMVLGPSMVYSCAYWQEGATLEDAQRDKLDLVCRKLGLKEDDRLLDVGCGWGSMAIHAAREYGARVTGVTLSTEQAAFARKRIAEEGLTDRIEIRVQDYRDVRDGPYDAISSIGMAEHVGSVRFREYADDLYALLRPGGRLLNHQIARRPEKDESAYRIDEFIDSYVFPDGELAPVGRTVATLEEAGFEARDVEAIREHYALTLRQWVANLEKHWKEAVRATSPGRARVWRLYMAASALSFEHNKIGVNQILAVRPRDGGGSAMPLRARDWTASANA; from the coding sequence ATGGCCGACGCCGCATCGCGGCTGACCGCTCTTGCCGAAGAGTTGCTGGGAGAACCCCTCCCCGTCCGGATCCGGGCCTGGGACGGCAGCGAATCCGGGCCGCCGGGTGCCCCCGCCCTGGTCCTGCGTCACCGCCGCGCTCTGCGCCGACTGCTCTGGAAGCCGGGCGAGTTGGGCCTCGCCCGCGCCTGGGTGGCCGGCGAGATCGACGTCGACGGCGACCTGTACGCGGCCCTGGACGCCCTGGCCTCGCTGCTCTGGGAGCGGGGCGCCGACGCGAAGGACTCCGTCCATCCCGTCCGCGATCCCAGGGTGCGGGCGTTCGCCCGCGGCCTCGTCCAGCTGGCCGGCCCCTATCCGCCGCCGCCCCCGCCCGCCGAGGAGGTCCGCCGCCGCACCGGGCCGCTGCACACCAGACGCCGCGACAAGGAAGCCATCAGCCACCACTACGACGTGGGCAACGACTTCTACGCGATGGTCCTCGGCCCGTCCATGGTCTACTCCTGCGCGTACTGGCAGGAGGGCGCCACTCTGGAGGACGCCCAGCGCGACAAGCTCGACCTCGTCTGCCGCAAGCTCGGGCTCAAGGAGGACGACCGCCTCCTCGACGTCGGCTGCGGCTGGGGCTCCATGGCCATCCACGCCGCCCGTGAGTACGGCGCCCGCGTCACCGGAGTGACCCTCTCCACCGAACAGGCCGCCTTCGCGCGCAAGCGCATCGCCGAGGAGGGCCTCACCGACCGGATCGAGATCAGGGTCCAGGACTACCGGGACGTCAGGGACGGGCCGTACGACGCCATCTCCTCGATCGGCATGGCCGAGCACGTGGGCTCGGTCCGCTTCCGGGAGTACGCCGACGACCTCTACGCCCTCCTCAGGCCCGGCGGCCGGCTGCTCAACCACCAGATCGCCCGCCGCCCCGAGAAGGACGAGTCGGCCTACCGCATCGACGAGTTCATCGACTCCTACGTCTTCCCCGACGGGGAGCTCGCCCCGGTGGGCCGCACCGTCGCCACCCTGGAGGAGGCCGGCTTCGAGGCCCGGGACGTCGAGGCCATCCGCGAGCACTACGCACTGACCCTGCGGCAGTGGGTGGCCAACCTGGAGAAGCACTGGAAGGAGGCCGTACGGGCCACCTCGCCCGGACGGGCCCGGGTGTGGCGGCTCTACATGGCCGCCTCCGCGCTCTCCTTCGAGCACAACAAGATCGGCGTCAACCAGATCCTCGCGGTCCGGCCGCGGGACGGCGGCGGGTCGGCCATGCCGCTGCGCGCCCGCGACTGGACGGCGTCTGCGAACGCCTGA
- a CDS encoding NAD(P)/FAD-dependent oxidoreductase yields the protein MSTTERPRILVVGGGYVGLYAARRILKKMRYGEATVTVVDPRSYMTYQPFLPEAAAGSISPRHVVVPLRRVLPKAEVLTGRVTTIDQDRKVATVAPLVGEAYELPFDYLVIAMGAVSRTFPIPGLAEQGIGMKGIEESIGLRNHVLEQLDKADSTTDEDVRRKALTFVFVGGGFAGAETIGEVEDMARDAAKYYTSVKREDMRFILVDAADKILPEVGPKLGAYGKEHLESRGVEVYLSTSMDSCVDGHVVLKNGLEVDSSTIVWTAGVKPNPALARFGLPLGPRGHVDTSEKLQVQGTDYIWAAGDNAQVPDMVGRRAGNPNAWCPPNAQHALRQAKVLGDNVISGMRGFPQKEYSHANKGAVAGLGLHKGVAMIVMGKVKIKVKGRLAWYMHRGYHGMAMPTWNRKIRIFADWTLAMFLKREVVSLGAMETPREEFYEAAKPSPAPVAAKADGDKSTAGEKAKAS from the coding sequence ATGAGCACCACGGAGCGTCCCAGGATCCTCGTTGTAGGCGGTGGGTACGTAGGCCTGTACGCAGCTCGTCGCATTCTGAAGAAGATGCGGTATGGAGAGGCGACCGTCACGGTCGTCGACCCGCGCTCGTACATGACGTACCAGCCCTTCCTCCCCGAAGCTGCTGCCGGCAGCATCTCGCCTCGGCATGTCGTCGTCCCGCTGCGACGCGTGCTGCCCAAGGCAGAGGTTCTCACCGGCCGTGTCACGACCATCGATCAGGACCGCAAGGTCGCCACGGTCGCGCCGCTCGTCGGCGAGGCCTACGAGCTGCCCTTCGACTACCTGGTCATCGCGATGGGCGCGGTCTCCCGCACCTTCCCGATCCCCGGTCTCGCCGAGCAGGGCATCGGCATGAAGGGCATCGAGGAGTCCATCGGTCTGCGCAACCACGTCCTCGAGCAGCTGGACAAGGCCGACTCGACGACCGATGAGGACGTCCGCCGCAAGGCGCTGACGTTCGTCTTCGTGGGCGGCGGCTTCGCCGGCGCGGAGACCATCGGCGAGGTCGAGGACATGGCGCGCGACGCGGCCAAGTACTACACGAGCGTGAAGCGCGAGGACATGCGCTTCATCCTGGTCGACGCCGCCGACAAGATCCTCCCCGAGGTCGGCCCGAAGCTGGGTGCGTACGGCAAGGAGCACCTGGAGAGCCGCGGTGTCGAGGTCTACCTCTCGACCTCCATGGACTCCTGCGTCGACGGCCACGTAGTGCTGAAGAACGGCCTCGAGGTCGACTCCAGCACGATCGTGTGGACGGCCGGCGTGAAGCCGAACCCGGCGCTGGCCCGCTTCGGTCTGCCGCTCGGCCCGCGTGGTCACGTGGACACCTCCGAGAAGCTCCAGGTGCAGGGCACCGACTACATCTGGGCCGCGGGCGACAACGCCCAGGTGCCGGACATGGTCGGCCGCCGCGCCGGCAACCCGAACGCCTGGTGCCCGCCGAACGCCCAGCACGCGCTGCGTCAGGCGAAGGTCCTCGGCGACAACGTCATCTCCGGCATGCGGGGCTTCCCGCAGAAGGAGTACAGCCACGCCAACAAGGGTGCGGTCGCCGGTCTCGGCCTGCACAAGGGCGTCGCGATGATCGTCATGGGCAAGGTGAAGATCAAGGTCAAGGGCCGTCTCGCCTGGTACATGCACCGCGGCTACCACGGCATGGCCATGCCGACCTGGAACCGCAAGATCCGGATCTTCGCGGACTGGACGCTGGCGATGTTCCTGAAGCGCGAGGTCGTCTCGCTCGGCGCCATGGAGACTCCGCGTGAGGAGTTCTACGAGGCCGCCAAGCCGAGCCCGGCTCCTGTCGCGGCGAAGGCCGACGGCGACAAGAGCACGGCCGGCGAAAAGGCCAAGGCCTCCTAG
- a CDS encoding transglycosylase family protein yields MLLSSKGKHRRPSKAVRVATLAGVAGAAVAVPLMGATGASAASVDTWDAVAQCESGGNWSINTGNGYYGGLQFSQSSWAAAGGTQYASRADLATKDQQIAAAEKLLDLQGPGAWACAGAGGLTNDGVDPGVDTGSAKNGDTAPQAAPERKAEQPTTRSEKRTAPEKTVTTPTGEKVEKGDGEYKVKAGDTLSKIADAKKVKGGWHKLFELNDDIVDKADLIFPGQQLHLK; encoded by the coding sequence ATGCTGCTTTCCAGCAAGGGCAAGCACCGTCGCCCGTCCAAGGCCGTCCGTGTCGCGACTCTGGCCGGTGTCGCCGGTGCCGCCGTCGCCGTGCCGCTGATGGGCGCGACCGGCGCCTCCGCGGCCTCCGTCGACACCTGGGACGCCGTCGCCCAGTGCGAGTCGGGTGGCAACTGGTCCATCAACACCGGCAACGGCTACTACGGCGGCCTGCAGTTCTCGCAGTCCAGCTGGGCGGCCGCCGGCGGCACGCAGTACGCCTCCCGCGCCGACCTGGCCACCAAGGACCAGCAGATAGCCGCGGCCGAGAAGCTTCTCGACCTCCAGGGCCCGGGCGCCTGGGCCTGCGCCGGGGCCGGCGGTCTGACGAACGACGGTGTGGACCCGGGTGTCGACACCGGCTCCGCGAAGAACGGTGACACGGCCCCGCAGGCCGCGCCCGAGCGCAAGGCCGAGCAGCCCACCACGCGCAGCGAGAAGCGCACGGCGCCCGAGAAGACCGTCACCACCCCGACCGGCGAGAAGGTGGAGAAGGGTGACGGCGAGTACAAGGTGAAGGCCGGCGACACCCTCAGCAAGATCGCCGACGCGAAGAAGGTCAAGGGCGGCTGGCACAAGCTGTTCGAGCTGAACGACGACATCGTCGACAAGGCCGACCTGATCTTCCCGGGCCAGCAGCTCCACCTGAAGTAG